A single window of Candidatus Flexicrinis affinis DNA harbors:
- a CDS encoding amylosucrase produces MIDLDREAHVTYERLAPRLRTVLSDDDFIHFDRRLQQHFPTVFKLLSKIYGTHYDFFYHLEQILYTAAEAFKSRSAALRARDEERLHDPHWFQSHTMIGGVLYVDLFNDTLNGVKEEIPYLRELGLTYVHLMPLFLCPEENSDGGYAISSFRDVNPALGTMDDLRDLIDALRAEDISVVLDFVFNHTSDEHTWAKRALAGEERYQNFYNMFPDRSLPDQYQPMLRDIFPAQAPGAFTYVESIDRWVWTTFNTFQWDLNYRNPEVFTAMLGEMLYLANQGVEVLRLDAVAFIWKQLGTTCENLPQVHTLIQAYNALAQIVAPALIFKSEAIVHPDDVASYVSPGEAQISYNPTMMALLWEALATREVKLLRHAMERRFALPDGTAWVNYVRVHDDIGWSFADEDARDLWINGFDHRQFLNRFYTGQHDGSFAVGLSFNFNPVTLDMRICGTAASLAGLEAGMRRQSPEWIDAGVKRVLMLHGIILAAGGIPLLYSGDEIAQLNDYGFRDRPGQAGDERWVHRPKFDWARLEEARSDPASPQGRVFHGLLRMIAIRKANPAFGPGATTFFDSGSAHVLGFVRSEKIVVLANFSDYPQIVTWEALSRAWQVPPQVVDLITDEPVLTNLSLVMPGHGIVWLAHA; encoded by the coding sequence ATGATCGATCTTGACCGCGAGGCGCACGTTACCTACGAGCGCTTGGCGCCGCGCCTGCGTACCGTGTTGTCCGACGACGATTTCATCCACTTCGACCGGCGGCTTCAACAGCATTTTCCGACCGTGTTCAAGCTGCTCTCCAAGATCTACGGGACCCACTACGACTTCTTCTATCACCTCGAACAAATCCTATATACGGCGGCAGAGGCGTTTAAGTCGCGGTCTGCGGCGCTACGCGCGCGGGACGAGGAACGGCTGCACGACCCGCACTGGTTCCAATCGCACACCATGATCGGCGGCGTGCTATATGTCGATCTGTTCAATGACACGCTCAACGGCGTCAAAGAAGAGATTCCGTATTTGCGCGAGCTTGGCTTGACATACGTCCATCTGATGCCGCTGTTTTTGTGCCCGGAGGAGAACAGCGACGGCGGCTATGCGATCAGCAGCTTCCGCGACGTCAATCCGGCGCTGGGTACGATGGACGATCTGCGCGACCTGATCGACGCCTTGCGCGCCGAGGACATCAGCGTCGTGCTGGACTTTGTGTTCAACCACACGTCCGATGAACACACGTGGGCCAAACGCGCGCTGGCAGGCGAAGAGCGCTACCAGAATTTCTACAATATGTTCCCCGACCGCAGCCTGCCGGATCAGTATCAGCCGATGCTGCGCGACATTTTCCCGGCTCAAGCCCCCGGTGCGTTCACGTACGTCGAGTCGATCGACCGCTGGGTGTGGACGACGTTTAACACCTTCCAGTGGGATCTCAATTACCGCAATCCCGAGGTCTTTACGGCGATGCTCGGCGAGATGCTGTACCTCGCCAATCAGGGTGTGGAGGTGCTGCGACTCGATGCCGTCGCGTTCATCTGGAAGCAGTTGGGCACCACCTGCGAGAACCTGCCGCAAGTGCATACGCTCATTCAGGCGTACAACGCGCTCGCGCAAATCGTCGCTCCCGCCCTGATCTTCAAGAGCGAGGCAATCGTGCACCCGGACGACGTCGCCAGCTACGTCAGCCCGGGCGAGGCGCAGATCAGCTACAACCCGACCATGATGGCGCTGCTTTGGGAGGCGCTGGCGACGCGCGAAGTCAAGCTGCTGCGTCACGCCATGGAGCGGCGCTTCGCCCTGCCGGACGGCACGGCGTGGGTCAACTACGTGCGTGTGCACGACGACATCGGCTGGTCGTTTGCCGACGAAGACGCGCGCGATCTGTGGATCAACGGGTTCGATCACCGCCAGTTCCTGAACCGGTTCTACACCGGTCAGCACGACGGATCGTTCGCCGTCGGCCTGTCGTTCAACTTCAACCCGGTAACACTCGATATGCGGATTTGCGGCACGGCCGCGTCGCTGGCAGGCCTCGAAGCGGGCATGCGGCGGCAAAGCCCGGAATGGATCGACGCTGGCGTTAAGCGCGTGCTGATGCTGCACGGAATCATATTGGCTGCGGGCGGAATCCCGCTGCTGTACAGCGGCGACGAGATCGCGCAGCTCAACGATTACGGCTTCCGCGACCGGCCCGGCCAAGCGGGCGACGAGCGCTGGGTCCACCGGCCCAAATTCGACTGGGCGCGCCTTGAAGAAGCCCGCAGCGACCCGGCCAGCCCGCAGGGCAGGGTGTTTCACGGTCTGCTGCGGATGATCGCTATCCGCAAAGCCAATCCCGCGTTCGGGCCGGGCGCGACGACCTTCTTCGACAGCGGCAGCGCGCACGTCCTCGGTTTCGTGCGCAGCGAAAAGATCGTCGTGCTGGCGAACTTCAGCGATTATCCCCAGATCGTAACGTGGGAGGCGCTGTCACGCGCGTGGCAGGTGCCGCCGCAGGTTGTCGATTTGATCACCGACGAACCCGTGCTGACCAACCTTTCGCTGGTCATGCCCGGACATGGCATTGTTTGGCTCGCACACGCTTAG
- a CDS encoding PspA/IM30 family protein produces MASLFEKINTLISASLHGLVDRALQANSPQVLDEYIRQVERNLEELEESTANVGGTVKTLRRKYEEFTAAADKLDRDIDALVLAGKDDLAIAAQSQLNTKKSLAQEYYQQWEEQNKQYELMLGMRSKLQSRLVSIKQEREHLLGLMQLMESKRIAAKTMKSLDQIATVGDAEISSMSEQIKARLDKEDARLEQATRNVADQIDDAVRSSELERQLAERRARLLGNQG; encoded by the coding sequence ATGGCCAGTTTGTTTGAGAAAATCAACACGCTGATCAGCGCGAGCTTGCACGGGCTCGTCGACCGTGCCCTTCAGGCCAACTCGCCGCAGGTCCTCGACGAGTACATCCGTCAGGTCGAACGCAACCTTGAGGAGCTTGAGGAATCGACCGCCAACGTCGGCGGCACGGTCAAGACGCTCCGCCGCAAGTACGAAGAGTTTACCGCCGCGGCCGACAAGCTGGATCGCGACATCGACGCACTGGTATTGGCCGGCAAGGACGATCTGGCGATCGCCGCGCAGAGCCAGCTCAACACCAAGAAGTCGCTGGCGCAGGAATACTATCAGCAGTGGGAAGAGCAGAACAAGCAGTACGAGCTGATGCTCGGAATGCGCTCGAAGCTGCAGTCGCGCCTCGTGTCGATCAAGCAGGAGCGCGAACACCTGCTTGGTCTGATGCAGTTGATGGAAAGCAAGCGCATCGCCGCCAAGACGATGAAGTCGCTGGATCAGATCGCGACCGTCGGCGACGCCGAGATCAGCAGCATGAGCGAACAGATCAAGGCGCGGCTGGACAAGGAAGACGCGCGGCTCGAACAAGCCACGCGCAACGTCGCCGACCAGATCGACGACGCCGTGCGCAGCTCGGAACTGGAACGCCAGTTGGCCGAGCGGCGCGCCCGCCTGCTGGGCAATCAGGGCTAG